AGGGGCCGCCCCCAGGCCGTTCAATGGGGTTGCGGATGGGGTTGAGCGGGGCCCACTGGTTGTTGGTGCTCTCCTCCCGGGGCAGCCGGCTCCTCTCTCGCTCTTTCCTGCGCTTGCGTGTCCACCACACGCACAGAACCACGCATGCCAGCCACAGCATGCTGAAGGCTCCACATAGCACGGGCACCAGCAGACCTGGGGGCCAGGGAGAAGGGCCAGGGGTACTGAGGCCAGGGCAGCTGCAGGCTGCTAGCCACACACCCAGACCCCACCTTCTGGTTCCTGGCTTGTGGGGAGAGCCCCAGGACGGGACCTGGGGGGCGGGGCAGCAGGTGCCAGGGATTGCTGTGTTCCTGGTGGCTGCACAATAGGCCGGCTCTGTGCCCCAACGCCTGAGCTGCCTGCCTGGTGCCTTCCCAGGCCCACCTCCCGCCTCACCTGTGGAAGAGCCTCCCACGACAAGCGTCTCCACCTTGACCTCAGTGACAGCCAAGAGCAGCGAGCTGTTCCCCCGCTGGGTGATGGCGGCCACGATGGCGTGGGCTGCACCCTGGATCAGGCTGCTGTCAGGCAGGTCCCTGGCAGGGCTGAAGGACTGCAGCAAAAAACAGCATTGTGGGCACAGCCCGAGGGCCCCAGAGCCCACCCCCAGAACTGAGGCCCTGGCCACGCGGGAGCATGGCGCATGGGAGAGCCTGGGGTCCTGTGGTGGGGACCTCAACATCCCAGACACTGAGTGTGACgaaggggagggggtggggggtggcacTGTCCAGTGACACCTGCCTTGATGGCTGTCCCTTCCCATCTGCTCCCAGCCCCGACCCCACCTGGGGCCACGCCCCAAGGGCACCACAAATCTAGCACCTCCATGAGGCCACGGTGACCCAGGGATGTGCCCTTGTCTCCACCACGTGCCTGATGGTGCCGTGAcccatggtggctcacttctcaCATCTGTCCTCTGCCTCTACTGCCTTTCTGTCACCTACAGCACCCACCCATGTCCCCCGACCCCATCTGCAGTGGCTTTAGGACACCAAAACGCTGTGTGTCCCTCCCGTGCCTGGCCATGACCTCCGCCCGTCACACTGTGTCACGGCCACACCCACTGCTCTGCACACACCAcagcccacccccaccacaccaTGATCCGGAACATTCCCTCTCCTCTCTGGGCACATGCCCACCCCAGTCTCACTCGACTCCCTTGGTATTCACTCACATCTGATACCCCCCAGGGCTGGAGCAGTCCCAAAGCAGGCCTTGCAGGGCGGCCTGAGCCCGTAGACTCCCCTGCTGCCTGtgatgtgaggacacagaggcagACGGAGCAGGGGACCAGGCGAGGACACAGCTGCAGGGGAAGCTCCACCCCACAGCCCTGCCCGTCCTGATACTGGCCCGGCCCGGGGAGCAGTTCCTGCACGGACCACAGCCCCAGCCTGGGGAGACATGCCTGTCTCCAATCCCTCCACACCAGGACCAGCCTTGCCAGAGCCTCTGCCTAGCATAGCCAGGACCCACCCAGGTGCTGCACACCACTAGGCACTCACCACAGCCACCTCCACGGCGCTGGCCTCTGAGGACGCCCGGTCACAGACAAGCACTAGCAGGCGGTCCCGTGCCACAGCCCTCGTGGCTGGCAGAGAGCGGATCCCAGAGCAGATGGCACCCACCGTGGTGCCCTGGGTAGAGACAGGCAGCACGTGGGCAGGGCAAGGCGGGGCCGAGAACCTGACACCTATGTCCCTGGACCGGCGCTGTGGGTACACGCAGGACACACCCCACAGCCTGCCCAGGAGAGTAGAGCAGAGATGCCACGGGCCTAGTGGGGGCAGCTTCCCACCCAGCTGCGCCCTACACCAGGAGGCAGGGGACAGCGCCCCCCACCCATCCTCATGGAGGAGCCAGCTCCACCTGCAGGCGGCAGGAGGAAAAGGCAGAGGTAGCTGCAGTGTGTCTCCTGTTCCGAGCCCCTCCTGAGACGGGACCCAGCTTCAGGCACACAGCAGACAAAGGCAGGTCCCTGGCCAAGGCAAAACTGCCCGTGGAGCTGCAGCCCAAGAGCCAGGCGGAGGCAGCCATGgcaccatcaggacagctggaCAAACAGGCACCCCACGCTGGCTGCTCTCACGGCCCCCTCTGCCACCCCCACCCAGCACTGAGCCCAATGTCCCTCGCATCTGACCCCACAGGGTCACTCTCTGTGACCAAGAGTGACTGTTCGGCCAACCAGGGCCTCCCTGCCCCATGGGGCTGGGCTCTGGCCACGCCAAGAGCAGATGCCGACGGGTGTGTGGCCTGTGCAGACGCCGCCAGGTCCCTCACCTGTGGCACATGGTCTCGACTGAAGCGCAAGGTGAGGCGGGCGCAGTTATTGTCCAGGTGGCCGGAGCGAGGCAGGCAGGGGGTGCTCGGTGGCTCTTCTGTGCCGCACTCTCCCCAGGCCTCACAGGGCGGTCGCAGACACTGGCCTGGGGCCTTCTCCAGGCACCTCTGCCCCAGCGGGCACTGGGCGCTCAGGGCCTCGGGCTGGCCGGACAGCAGACAAGGCTTCCACCCGCACCACACCTGGACAGGTGCACACAGGAGAGTCAGATGCAGGCACACGAACCAGGACCCACAGGCAGGTGCAGGTCCCACATGGCGGAGAGACACCGTCCAGGTCTGCAagccccagggccccagcccGGCCGCCCCAGGGGCTCCCAGGGAGGCAGGTCAGGCTGGACAGCAGACAGGGCAGGCAGAACACGGCAGGGACCAGGACAGGCCTCTGCGTCCCAACCTCACATTGAGGCGTGGGGCCTAGCTGGGCTCCCTTTTCCCTGGGTGTCCCTCAGAGGTGAGCAGATAGCTCTCAGCCCACCCAACCTCAGAACCCGCCTCCTGATCTCACGGAGTGGTCAGGGTCAGCGAGCACCAGCCTcgggcagggcagggaggctcCCAGGCAGCCCGCACCTTGCTGCAGTCACGGTGGCCGTCCAGGCAGCGGCAGCTGTTACAGTCTTCCACCCAGGAGCTTCCGTGTGGGAAAGGAGTGCCCCGGGACCAGCAGGACCTCCCGAACCCGATCACTGTGGGGAAAGGGGGCTCGAGGGTCAGCCGTGGGCCTCTGGCCCTGGGGCCGGGTCTCATCCATGCCCCCTAATCCAACCCAGCCCAGGGCAATCACACGGGGCCTACCTTCCTGGCACCGGAGGCCGGCTCGGCCGGGTGGGCAGCTGCAGCGATACCCGTTGATCTCATCCACACACGTGGCCCCGTAGGCGCAGGGTGAGGACTGGCACTCGTCAATGTCTGCCGGGAGAGCGGCCGCTGCTCAGCGAAGTGAAGCCAACGTCCACCGCAGGAGCAGCATGGCCTAGGGCAGCAGGGAGCCAGGGCACGCGGGCGCAAGCCCCAGGCTGATGAGCAGCCCCTGGGCCGGCACGAAGGCCTTGCCAGCCCTGCAGGGCCCACCTACCCCACTGCCCAAGCTGCTGCCTACCCGAGGCCTTCCTGAACCCAGCCTGACCCTGGCCCAACAGCACCCTCCTCCATCTATCTGCCTCTGCAGTGGGTCTGTCCCATCCTGGATTAGCCCCAGTGGCTGGGTCAGACCAGCCAAGAGGCGCTGGACAGACAGTGGGGCCGACACCCAGGGCGACAGCCCTCCAGCCACAGAGGGTCCCACGTCAGGCCATGTGCTAACCCCTACGGCTCCCGtccttctcctcccttagcctcagAATGTTCCATGGGGCTGGGGCCCCCTACTTCATTACTTGGCAGGGTATGCCCCAGGAACCCCACAGGACACAGACGTGGGGAAActaaggctgagaggcaggaagtGGTTGTGGCTACACTGGCCTTCAGGGGATATGGACATTAATGTCCCCAGACTCCTGCAGACTCCTGACCCCTCAGCTGGGCTGGAGAGGCTCCCAAGGCTGAGGCCCACAGCCCCCGACAGGCCACTCACTGATGCGGCAGTCAGGCCCCGCGAAGCCAGGCGCACACTCGCAGCGGAACCAGTTGACGCCGTCAACACAGATGCCACCGTTGTAGCTGCAGAGCAGAGGGTGGGCGTCAGGCGGCCCCTGCGGTAGGCCAAGTCCCGCCCCTGCTGCAGCCCCAGGGTGCCACTCACCAAGGCAGAGGATTGCAGTCGTTGGTATCTGGTTTGGGAGAAGAAGGCAGAGAATCAGTACCCAGCCCCAAGCATGCCAGCCTCTGTCCAGCCTCAGCGTGATCACactgtggggctggggctggggaggctcAGGGGGCTGGGCACGGCCATCAAGGAGGGTGCCTTTTGTTGGGGGCGGGGCAGTAGCATGAGGGGCTGGCAGAGGGAATGAGGAGAGTCAGGGCAGGAGGTGTCTGGGTGGAGAGAAGCGACCCCCACCCACACACGTTCCCGCACTCACTGTGGGTGCACGTGCGTCCCTCCCAGCCATCCCGGCAGATGCAGGAAAAGGAGGCCCCACTGCCCACGCAGGTGCCCCCATTCACGCAGGGGTTGGGCAAGCAGCTGCTGTTCTTGGCtgtaagaagaggagaaggaggaaggagcgTCTCACCTGGCCCTGGGGCAGGCTCCGGGTCTCCAAACCACACCGCCAACCCAGACAGGGCAGACAGACCCGGGGCAGGGGGCAGGTGTGGCCCTCAAAAAAGACGCCTCGGCGAAGCATGGGTGAGGGAGCGGCTCCTGGGGTGGCAGGGGCATCAGGGGCTCCTCACCTACAGTGCAGGTGCCGCCCGTCCAGCCAGGGGGGCAGGCACAGCGGAAGGTGTCGCCGCTGTCATAGCAGGTCCCACCGTTGCTGCAGGTGTAGGCATCGCACTGGAACTCGCCTGTGGGCAGATGGGCCGCTCAGCAGTCGGGCCCCAGACTGCCAGGGCCAGGGTCCCGGGGCAGCCACCAGCAGCCAGGGCCAGGGTCCCGGGGCAGCCACCAGCAGCCAGGGCCTGTGGGCACTCACGTGAGTGGCAGGTCTTGCCCTTCCAGCCGTCGTCACACGCACAGTAGAAGTCGTTGACCAGGTCGTAGCAGCGGCCGCGGCTGTGGCAGGGATCGGGAAGGCAGTCGTTGGGATCTGGGGGCGAGGACGCCGGTCAGCGGGCGGGGGCTCACCGGCGCTTAGGGAGGGCTTCCCGGGGGAGGAAGCACTGGAGCTGGGCCAGGGAGGACAGAGGGGCAGGGAAGGCACGTCGGGGTGGGGAGCTGGTCCCGGGCACGGGGCAGCAGCACCCTCTGGCTAGGCCCTTCCGGCTACCAGCCCAGCAGCGCCCAGGCAGTGGCCACCTCGGGTCGCTGAGGGGCCACAGGGGCCGCGTGGGCGGGCGCCGGGACACTCACTGGTGTCGCAGAGCTCGCCCTCCCAGCCGCTGGGGCAGAAGCAGCGGAAGGCGTCCACCCCGTCGATGCACGTGCCCCCGTTGCGGCAGGGCTGGCCCAGGCAGTCGTCGATGTCTGCGGGGGCGAGTGGGTGAGCCGAGGCCGCaggccagcccagccccaccccagcccctgtcTCGGCCACTCACTCTCATGACAGTAGGTGCCGGTAAAGCCGCTGTCACACACGCAGGAGAAGTTGCCCCCGGGCTGGCTGACGCAGCGTCCGTGGGGGCCGCACACGCCGGAGGCTGCCGCCCTAGGAGCCCCGGGCCCCGCGTCCAACCCGCAGCCGTCGATCACTGTGGCGGCAGCATGGTCGGAGTcaggcctgcccctgccccaccatCTCCCCCACCACCCCATGCTGCAGCCAGCACCTCTGCAGGCCCCACCAGGGCACGGCTCCCGGGGCACAGAGCAGTTCTTGCCAGCAAAGTCATCGGGGCAGGCGCAGTAATAGTCGCCCTCCAGGTTATAGCAGCGAGCACCGTTCCGGCAGGGGCTCGGCTCACAAAGGTCAACATCCACCTGTAGGGTGGGGGGACTCCTGTGAGAGCCCAGGCCAGGGACACAGGCCAGGCCTCTGTAGCCATAGGAAGGCAGATCCCAGGGAACCTCAGGCCCCTCCACCCTGGCCTGGGCAGTGCCAGCCAGAACCCAAGACCCCTGCCCAACTGAGACTGCCCAGGCCTTGTCAGTTGAACACTGACACCTGAGGGCCCCCACctccactgcaatccagcttcctctgcctccctcaggAGGGATGAGGCCTTGGCACCACTGCTGGCAGGAAGAGCAGCTCCTTACCCCCTCACATACTGCCCGGCCACCCTCAGAGCCAAGACTGTGGGTTTTTCCAGGGCCATGGAAACAGGACCTGAGGTCAGACTCCAACCCCTTCCCTGGGGCCCAAGAAGCCCTCTGGATAGGAGGCCCATCCTCTGCACCAAGGTGAGGGCAGGGTCTTGGGCTGcccagggtgggagggagggaggtcaggggaggtgggggagggggtggtgggAAGACAGGCAATGGGGAGGCAGAgtttggggggtaggggagggggtGGTAGGGAGACAGGGGTTTTGGAGGCAGGGGAAAAGGGGAGATGGAGAAAGGGATCCAGCACAACACACGCTCAGAGGGAGACGAGAGCGTCAGCCCGGAGAGAGATGCTCACTGGGACCCAGGACTTACCCACGGCAGGTGCATGCTCCTCCACCATCAGGCACCCACCTTGCCCCATGTGCTCTGCCCACCAGAGCGCCCTGCCCTCCAGTCCCAAGGGGGTACACAGATGGACAGATGGGCCTGGGCAGCCAGCAGCCTGGGGGCTCCTGGCCTAGGACACCAGGATGGCCTGTCACAACAGTCAAGGCCCACAGGGGGCCAAGCCTGTGACAACTCCACGTGCCCACCCAACACCCAGGGGGGCCTAAGCCCGGGACACCACGGGGACAACTACCCCTGCATCACCCCATGGTCACTCAGGCCCTGTGGTCAGGGGAAGAGGTCTACCCTACAGATCCCAGAGCAGCAGGTGGGGCAGGGTGGCCAGGCACACCTCACCTCGCAGAGAGGCCCGGAGAAGCCCTGGGGGCAGTGGCAGCGGAAGCCGTCGGCCAGGTCCTCGCAGAGGCCGCCGCTTCGGCAAGGGCTGCTGGCACACTCATCACGCTTCAGCTCGCAGTGCCGGCCTCCAAAGCCCCGTGGGCACACGCACTGGTACCCGTTCACTAGGTCCTGAGCAGGCCAGCCGGGTGAGCCTCCTGCAGGCACCCCAATGGCCCCACAACCCCCACACCACACATTCTCCGGGCCCCACAGTCCCCGTGCCACACACCCTCCCGGCCCCACCTCACCTTGCAGGTGCCCCCGTGCTGACACTGCCCACGACAGTCGTTGATGTCTGGGGGCAGAGGAGCAGGGTCAGAGGCGGAGTCCCATGCGCCTCGGCCCGCCTGCCAGTGCCCACCCCCCATACTGACTGATGTGGCAGTTGGTGCCTTTCCAGCCCGGGATGCAATCACAGTAATAGCCGCCAATCAGGTTTTTGCAAGAAAAAGCATTAAGGCACGGCTTCCCTTCACACTCATTGGCGTCTGTGAAAGAGACAAGGGGGAGCCATGGGCTCGGGCCCTGCCTGCtctgcagcaccatgcctggtgcccgcagcccagcagcaccagcagcacAAACAGCACCCGCAGCAACCGCAGcaccagcagcaccagcagcaccagcagccCCGCATGCACAGCCCATGCTCCTGTACACATGCTTGGAGCCCTTACCCAGCTGGCAGGTGGCTCCCACCCACTGCTCGGGGCAGATGCACTCGAAGCCATCCACCTGGTCCACACAGGTACCACCGGCTGCACACGGGTTCGAGGCACACTCATCAATGTCTGCAGAAAACAGAACGGTGGGGCCACGGCAGTGTGATCCACGGGGATGAGGTCCCCGTGAGCAGGAGGGACCACAAGTCGGGGTCTTCCTGCCACTTGTCCTCGCCAAGACACTCACAGCCACACAAGGGGATTTGACCACTGAGCCCCACCTCAGTGAACTGCCCCACTCCCACCACTGATGCCAGGCAGGGTCCCCTGCCCATGTGCAGACACTCACCAAGGGCACAGGTGGGCCCGCTCCAGCCTGATGGGCAGTGGCATTCAAAGCCAGATGGCACCTCATGGCAAGAGCCCCCGTTGGCACAAGGGTTAGAGGTGCAGGCATGCTCAGCTGCAGAATCACACAGGGGGTCAAGGCTGGCAGCCAGGCCCCCAGCCTTCCACAAGTCCTCCTCCCAAAGCCCACGGGGCCCCAAGCTGGGAGTCAGGCGCCCACCACACAGGAGGCCAGAGGGATGGGCCTCACCGGCTCCCCAGGGAACCAGTCCCTGCCTGGCTGGGACCTGAGTGGCATCCCCCCGGCATACCCTTCTCACAGTTCCTCCCCGAGTAGCCGTCGGGGCAGGTGCAGCGGTACTGGTCGGGCTCGGCATTGATGCACGTGCCTCCGTTGGTGCAGGGGTGGTGGTTGCCACAGTAGTTCAGGTCTGCAGGCAGGGGTGGGATGCTCAAGGGAAAAGCCTGGCCCCCGCTCCCGGCCCCCCGCCCCGCGATGGTGAGCATCCAGTCCgttccccatccccacccccacctttgtCGCAAAGCAGGCCGCCCCAGTTGGTCTCGCAGCTGCACTGCCACGGCTCCACGCAGCTGCCGTGCACGCAGCCGGGGTAGGGCACACACTCGTCACAGAACCTCCCTTGCCAGCCGTAGttgcacctgggggaaggggagggacgTGAGACCCGGTGAGCTGTGGCGCCTGAGCGGGCAGCAGAGGAACCAGGCACAGTCACTCGGGCCACACCCAGGGCCAGCGGGCGGCCTCAGGCCTTTGAACTGTAGCAGCCCCATCCAGGCAGGGGTTGCGGCCCCGCCGGCCAGCCCCAATGTCACGGGCATTCCCGGCCGCTGGCGGCTGACGGTCAACCCAGCTGTCCCATCACTCCTCCCCTGAGCTATTTTGGGACTCACCCGTGAGCTGGGCCCCGAGAGCAGGCGCCAGGAAAGGAAGGCCCTGCCGGGACCCCGTGTATGAGAATGCCGGCTTGGACTCACCAGATGCTGCCAGGGCCAGGCGGCACCAGGGGCTGGGTAGGCCAGTGGGCAGCAGGGGAGCACTCCTGGCCCTGCCTCAGCCATGTGGCCCTGGGCACAGCACACGCCCTTACCCCCAACTCAAAGGCAGTTGTTTCTCTCCCAGTAAAGTCCCACAGTGTCCATCTCCCAGATGGATCTACTGAGGCCCACGGGCTGCCCTGGGCCAGCCCTGCGCAGGGTAGTTCCTCATGCTGGAGAAGCTCCAGCGCACCCTCGAAAACACACCCTCCAGAGGCCTCTTGGCCTCCAGGCCTGGTTCTGCCACAGGCTATAGGTCAACATCCCCTCTTGGGGGTCCTCCAGGAGAGGGAAGGTGGCCAGGGCAGAAGCTGGCCTGACTCAAGGGTGCCACCGCCAGCCTGCAATGGTGACACCCGAGGCCCAGCGGGCTGCCACTCAGGCCCTGACGGGACGCTGGGGGGCCCTTCCTAGAACTCTCAGGTCTTGCAGGACAAGAATGACGTCCAGGCCACGTCACTTCCACACCGGCACCCGCCacactttatttttgtaaaaggaaAGAACCACGGCCCTTCCTGAGCCGCCCTCAAGCCACACAGCCAGCACCAAAGGCCTAGTAGCCCAGCTCAGCTGccacaaatggggaaactgagtctggGGAGAATGTGTCTGCAGTTCCCAGCCCTGAATGCAGTGGTCCATGTGGGTGGCCTCACATCCCGACTGGAATCCCTCCTCCATGGACATAGAGACCCAGGCTCAGGGCAGGGCTGTGCACACCTTGGGTCACCCACCAGGGAGCATCACGGCCAGGCTCAGAGCCCAGCCCTCGTGGGTCCCAAGGGCGTGCTCTCAACCCTGGGCGGGGCAGCCCACGCAGGCCCCCATCTCCCGGTTTCCCCAGCCAGCAGCCCCAGGGCCCTGGAGGGGCGGCAGCAGGAAAGCACGGTCATCTCCGCAGCATCCGGTGGGTGGGGGGGGCGCGTCCTGCGCTGGAACCTGAGCCGAGGCTTCGGCAGCAGCTGGGCCTCCCCGGCAGGGCCAGCGCGAGGGGTGGGCGGGGCTCACCTACTGTCCCCACCCACCAGGCCCCTGGACGCCTGCTCCTCATCTTCCTGCGGGGGAAGGGCGGGGACGGCCGCCTTCCTCCAGCCTCGGTGGGACATTCCGGCTGCCAGCCCACAGCCATCCAGGTTGTGTGGTCCCTCAGGGCCAGGCGACTCCCGCAGGCCCACCTCTGCCCAAACCAGGCCCACCCTGCTGCGTCCTGGGCTGACTAGAGGCTGGCGCACCTGGCCGGGCTGTGTGTTCGAGTGACCGGGTGGGTGGCCCTGGCCCTGCTTGCCTCCTTGCCCCGGGACTGGCCAGGGCAGCTCCTCACAGGAGGCTCCAGGTCACTCAGCCGTGGGGCCTGTGGAAGGgccacccacctccccaccctggcTCCCAACTCAGCTGGGTCCCAGACTCCGCCCTCCAGTCAGAAACACcaggctgtgtgaccctggggaaAGCATCTCgcctctctgtgccccagtgtCCTTGTCTGAGAAGCGTCCATGGAGGAAAACCCACCCCTCAGAGAGAGATCCTGGGACCCCTGCAACCCAAGGCGGGCTGGAGGGCAGCACTCACGCCTACCTGCTGTCTCTCCGCCAGCTTGTCCCCCCGCCCTCCCGGGCTCCCCAGCCGGCTCAGACACAGGAAGCTCCCCGATCAGAGCCCACACCCACTCCAgaccccaggccccagcccctcctgctgcCCCCCTACTTCTCTGCACCACTCTAAGGCAATGCTAGCCCCCCAGCCTGATCCCCCACACCCTGGTCCGGGTCCAGAGGTGTCTGCTGTCTGCACTTGGCTAGGAGACCCCGGCCACTGGTGGAGGCCCTTGCCGGCTCCTCATCTGTGCACCCGGACCTGTGGCAGCCAGGACTGGGCCCTCGGCCTCTCTCCACCTTTCAGGCTTTAAACACCTCCTGAGTGCCACAGACCCATGTGGCTCGGGCTGGGCCTCACCCATAAGCTTTCTCGGTGGCTTTTGGCACCGGGCAGGAGTCCCCCTAACGCCATCCACCCCACGGCTGCCCCTGCCTGCTCCTTTGCAGCCGCTCTTCCTCCAGTCACAGGGTCCACTCTTCAGCAGTTTGGGGTCTTCCTGACTCCACACTCTTCCTCCTTTATCAAATCCATCCACAAATCCCTGGGCTCCACCCCAGGGTGTCTGCAGGCCCCTCTCTACCTCCCACTGgcccctctcccccagcccccacgTGCCCTGCAGCATCCTCCCCgcagcctcctccctgcagc
The sequence above is a segment of the Saimiri boliviensis isolate mSaiBol1 chromosome 2, mSaiBol1.pri, whole genome shotgun sequence genome. Coding sequences within it:
- the JAG2 gene encoding protein jagged-2 isoform X2, which gives rise to MRAQGRGRLPRRLLLVLALWVQAARPMGYFELQLSALRNVNGELLSGACCDGDGRTTRAGGCGHDECDTYVRVCLKEYQAKVTPTGPCNYGHGATPVLGGNSFYLPPAGAAGDRARARARAGGDQDPGLVVIPFQFAWPRSFTLIVEAWDWDNDTTPNEELLIERVSHAGMINPEDRWKSLHFSGHVAHLELQIRVRCDENYYSATCNKFCRPRNDFFGHYTCDQYGNKACMDGWMGRECKEAVCKQGCNLLHGGCSVPGECRCNYGWQGRFCDECVPYPGCVHGSCVEPWQCSCETNWGGLLCDKDLNYCGNHHPCTNGGTCINAEPDQYRCTCPDGYSGRNCEKAEHACTSNPCANGGSCHEVPSGFECHCPSGWSGPTCALDIDECASNPCAAGGTCVDQVDGFECICPEQWVGATCQLDANECEGKPCLNAFSCKNLIGGYYCDCIPGWKGTNCHININDCRGQCQHGGTCKDLVNGYQCVCPRGFGGRHCELKRDECASSPCRSGGLCEDLADGFRCHCPQGFSGPLCEVDVDLCEPSPCRNGARCYNLEGDYYCACPDDFAGKNCSVPREPCPVIDGCGLDAGPGAPRAAASGVCGPHGRCVSQPGGNFSCVCDSGFTGTYCHENIDDCLGQPCRNGGTCIDGVDAFRCFCPSGWEGELCDTNPNDCLPDPCHSRGRCYDLVNDFYCACDDGWKGKTCHSREFQCDAYTCSNGGTCYDSGDTFRCACPPGWTGGTCTVAKNSSCLPNPCVNGGTCVGSGASFSCICRDGWEGRTCTHNTNDCNPLPCYNGGICVDGVNWFRCECAPGFAGPDCRINIDECQSSPCAYGATCVDEINGYRCSCPPGRAGLRCQEVIGFGRSCWSRGTPFPHGSSWVEDCNSCRCLDGHRDCSKVWCGWKPCLLSGQPEALSAQCPLGQRCLEKAPGQCLRPPCEAWGECGTEEPPSTPCLPRSGHLDNNCARLTLRFSRDHVPQGTTVGAICSGIRSLPATRAVARDRLLVLVCDRASSEASAVEVAVSFSPARDLPDSSLIQGAAHAIVAAITQRGNSSLLLAVTEVKVETLVVGGSSTGLLVPVLCGAFSMLWLACVVLCVWWTRKRRKERERSRLPREESTNNQWAPLNPIRNPIERPGGGPWGGGGHKDVLYHCKNFTPPPRGADDALPGPASHAGVREDEEDEDLGRGEEDSLEAEKFLSHKFTKDPGHSPGRPARWASGPKVDNRAVRSINETRCAGRE
- the JAG2 gene encoding protein jagged-2 isoform X3, producing MRAQGRGRLPRRLLLVLALWVQAARPMGYFELQLSALRNVNGELLSGACCDGDGRTTRAGGCGHDECDTYVRVCLKEYQAKVTPTGPCNYGHGATPVLGGNSFYLPPAGAAGDRARARARAGGDQDPGLVVIPFQFAWPRSFTLIVEAWDWDNDTTPNEELLIERVSHAGMINPEDRWKSLHFSGHVAHLELQIRVRCDENYYSATCNKFCRPRNDFFGHYTCDQYGNKACMDGWMGRECKEAVCKQGCNLLHGGCSVPGECRCNYGWQGRFCDECVPYPGCVHGSCVEPWQCSCETNWGGLLCDKDLNYCGNHHPCTNGGTCINAEPDQYRCTCPDGYSGRNCEKAEHACTSNPCANGGSCHEVPSGFECHCPSGWSGPTCALDIDECASNPCAAGGTCVDQVDGFECICPEQWVGATCQLDINDCRGQCQHGGTCKDLVNGYQCVCPRGFGGRHCELKRDECASSPCRSGGLCEDLADGFRCHCPQGFSGPLCEVDVDLCEPSPCRNGARCYNLEGDYYCACPDDFAGKNCSVPREPCPGGACRVIDGCGLDAGPGAPRAAASGVCGPHGRCVSQPGGNFSCVCDSGFTGTYCHENIDDCLGQPCRNGGTCIDGVDAFRCFCPSGWEGELCDTNPNDCLPDPCHSRGRCYDLVNDFYCACDDGWKGKTCHSREFQCDAYTCSNGGTCYDSGDTFRCACPPGWTGGTCTVAKNSSCLPNPCVNGGTCVGSGASFSCICRDGWEGRTCTHNTNDCNPLPCYNGGICVDGVNWFRCECAPGFAGPDCRINIDECQSSPCAYGATCVDEINGYRCSCPPGRAGLRCQEVIGFGRSCWSRGTPFPHGSSWVEDCNSCRCLDGHRDCSKVWCGWKPCLLSGQPEALSAQCPLGQRCLEKAPGQCLRPPCEAWGECGTEEPPSTPCLPRSGHLDNNCARLTLRFSRDHVPQGTTVGAICSGIRSLPATRAVARDRLLVLVCDRASSEASAVEVAVSFSPARDLPDSSLIQGAAHAIVAAITQRGNSSLLLAVTEVKVETLVVGGSSTGLLVPVLCGAFSMLWLACVVLCVWWTRKRRKERERSRLPREESTNNQWAPLNPIRNPIERPGGGPWGGGGHKDVLYHCKNFTPPPRGADDALPGPASHAGVREDEEDEDLGRGEEDSLEAEKFLSHKFTKDPGHSPGRPARWASGPKVDNRAVRSINETRCAGRE
- the JAG2 gene encoding protein jagged-2 isoform X1; translation: MRAQGRGRLPRRLLLVLALWVQAARPMGYFELQLSALRNVNGELLSGACCDGDGRTTRAGGCGHDECDTYVRVCLKEYQAKVTPTGPCNYGHGATPVLGGNSFYLPPAGAAGDRARARARAGGDQDPGLVVIPFQFAWPRSFTLIVEAWDWDNDTTPNEELLIERVSHAGMINPEDRWKSLHFSGHVAHLELQIRVRCDENYYSATCNKFCRPRNDFFGHYTCDQYGNKACMDGWMGRECKEAVCKQGCNLLHGGCSVPGECRCNYGWQGRFCDECVPYPGCVHGSCVEPWQCSCETNWGGLLCDKDLNYCGNHHPCTNGGTCINAEPDQYRCTCPDGYSGRNCEKAEHACTSNPCANGGSCHEVPSGFECHCPSGWSGPTCALDIDECASNPCAAGGTCVDQVDGFECICPEQWVGATCQLDANECEGKPCLNAFSCKNLIGGYYCDCIPGWKGTNCHININDCRGQCQHGGTCKDLVNGYQCVCPRGFGGRHCELKRDECASSPCRSGGLCEDLADGFRCHCPQGFSGPLCEVDVDLCEPSPCRNGARCYNLEGDYYCACPDDFAGKNCSVPREPCPGGACRVIDGCGLDAGPGAPRAAASGVCGPHGRCVSQPGGNFSCVCDSGFTGTYCHENIDDCLGQPCRNGGTCIDGVDAFRCFCPSGWEGELCDTNPNDCLPDPCHSRGRCYDLVNDFYCACDDGWKGKTCHSREFQCDAYTCSNGGTCYDSGDTFRCACPPGWTGGTCTVAKNSSCLPNPCVNGGTCVGSGASFSCICRDGWEGRTCTHNTNDCNPLPCYNGGICVDGVNWFRCECAPGFAGPDCRINIDECQSSPCAYGATCVDEINGYRCSCPPGRAGLRCQEVIGFGRSCWSRGTPFPHGSSWVEDCNSCRCLDGHRDCSKVWCGWKPCLLSGQPEALSAQCPLGQRCLEKAPGQCLRPPCEAWGECGTEEPPSTPCLPRSGHLDNNCARLTLRFSRDHVPQGTTVGAICSGIRSLPATRAVARDRLLVLVCDRASSEASAVEVAVSFSPARDLPDSSLIQGAAHAIVAAITQRGNSSLLLAVTEVKVETLVVGGSSTGLLVPVLCGAFSMLWLACVVLCVWWTRKRRKERERSRLPREESTNNQWAPLNPIRNPIERPGGGPWGGGGHKDVLYHCKNFTPPPRGADDALPGPASHAGVREDEEDEDLGRGEEDSLEAEKFLSHKFTKDPGHSPGRPARWASGPKVDNRAVRSINETRCAGRE